The following is a genomic window from Helicobacter sp. NHP19-003.
CTAAACGCATTCGCCGTATCGACTGGGGCGATGTTGAGCCCGCCGCTTTCAGCAGCCACAGCACCCCAAGCAAGGACAAAGTGACCGGCACGACCAAGATCGATGGCGATAAGATGATGTTGATTTTAGATTTGGAGAGCATTTTAAACGACCTAGAATTGCATGCCTACAAAGCCCCCAAACCACCCAAAGAAAAGCACCAGATCAAGCAGTTTGACGGGATTGCCATGTTTGTAGACGACAGCAAGTCCGCCCGCATGATCATTAAGCGCACTTTGTTAAAAATGGGCTTTAAAGTCGTGGAGGCAGTGGATGGCAAGGATGGGTTGGCGAAGTTGGAGATGCTCTACGAGCAGTACCAAGACAAGTTGGGTCAAAATTTGCGCTTGATTGTGTCGGATGTGGAGATGCCTAAAATGGACGGCTACCATTTTTTCTCTAAAATCCAAGAGGACCCGAGGTTTTGCCAAATCCCCGTGCTCTTCAACTCCTCAATCTGCGATGACTACAGCGCACAAAAAGCGCTGGATTTGGGGGTGAAGGGATATTTGGTGAAGTTTGATCCCGATCGTTTCATAGATGAGATTGCTAAGATTTTAGGGTAATCTTTTTAAGTTATAATAAAAGAATTTAAAAGAGAGGTGTTTTATGGATGATATGAAAGAGATCATGGAGGACTTTTTAGTCGAAGCCTTTGAGATGAACGAACAGCTCGATCAGGATTTAGTGGAGCTGGAGCACAACCCAGAGGATTTGGACTTATTGAATCGCATTTTTAGGGTCGCCCACACCATCAAGGGCTCAAGCTCTTTTCTCAATCTAGACACCCTCACCCATTTGACCCACAACATGGAAGATGTCTTAAACCGGGCGCGCAAAAATGAGCTGAAGATCACCCCCGATGTGATGGACATCGTGTTGCGTTCGGTGGATATGATGAAGACCTTATTGGTCAATATCCGCAACACGGGCACAGATGCCAATGCGGGTTTAGACATTGATGGGATCACCAAAGAATTGCAAGCCCTTGTGCAAGACCCCAAGCAGGACACC
Proteins encoded in this region:
- a CDS encoding chemotaxis protein CheW, with the translated sequence MTEQNLNTALNLGEIELVDFRIFGLQGDQPYEGIYGINVSKVQEIIMMPEIFECPTNLDYILGVFDLRSTIIPLIDLSKWLGIVEDESRVSEKVVVITEFSGVKMGFVVHAAKRIRRIDWGDVEPAAFSSHSTPSKDKVTGTTKIDGDKMMLILDLESILNDLELHAYKAPKPPKEKHQIKQFDGIAMFVDDSKSARMIIKRTLLKMGFKVVEAVDGKDGLAKLEMLYEQYQDKLGQNLRLIVSDVEMPKMDGYHFFSKIQEDPRFCQIPVLFNSSICDDYSAQKALDLGVKGYLVKFDPDRFIDEIAKILG